The nucleotide window CATGAGGAAATTTGGAATCATATAATTCATCTTTTTTGTATCCAAAAGGGAGAATGTGATATACTTCTATTGGGTTATTTGATGTTCCATTAGTGTAGGTATCCGAAACAGAATATTGCAAACTAATGTCATTAATTGTGGGAGCTACTGGTAAAGTTTCACCCGTAACTTTACTTTTTGCAATAAAAGTTTCAAGAAATTTTTCTCCTGCAAAATCGGTGTCGTTTAGGATAACTTTTGCGTAGCCGGAAACGCTTGATGTATTTGGTAATGTGTTTTTTTCCTGATATTCCAGTATTGGGTTGGTATTTTCAATTTGGTAATTAAATTTTTCGGCATTGGTCCACAAACCATCAATTAGTTTTTCCGTCTGCAAATCAATACTTTGGGTAGAATCAAAACTGTTGATGAAATAGGGATTGATATCCAGATACAGAGTAGCATTTTTTTTGATAAAAAACTCATTACAGCCAATGATGAAACTATTGCCTTTTTTTGGAAAATCACCAAAAGGTTTGAATGATTTACTGGTATCAACTAGCCCTGTATCAGTGCTTAAAACAAAATTTTTCAAACCTGAAACATAAACGTAAATATCCAGTTTTGTTATATCGATTTGTTTTGCACCATCTAAAGAAACTATCTTCAGAACAGGATAGTTGGTATTTATGTTTATGTCACTGTGGATTTTAGGATCGTGTGCAATTATTTTTTTTTCTGAAGCTAGTATCTCTAGATAGATATAATTGCCATAGTAATAAGCAGAAGTAATTTCGATTACTTTTTTTTCACCGGTTATAAAAAATTTATAGTGGGATAAGTCTAAAGTTTCATCATTTATTTTGATAAAAATCACTCTGTAACCTCCACTCAAGAAGAATAACTGACTGGCAATAAGCAAGCCGGTTTCTACTACTGATGCTGTGTCCGGAAACACATTGAAAGATTTATTTTGTGCATTTGATTTTATAAAATCTGATTGTTTCCAGAGGGTAACAGAATTTTTATAATGACTTAAAAAGGAATGTAATTTGCCTTCATTAATTCCTTGGTCTGCTGTTGAAGCATAGAATTTATTTTTGCCCAATGAATTTTTGCCTGCTGGGAAGACACTTCCTTTTGGAACCAAGGCAGATTTACTAGGTGTAGTTTCAAGTACCAGATGGACATAATCAGGGCGTGCATTCGCAGGTTGTATCTGTAAAATGTCTGTGTAATAAAAATCAAGATGTCTTTTGGTAAACTCATTGAGTTGATTTTGTGCTACTCCCAAGAGTTTCAAGAACGAAAGGTATAATGTAAAATGCGGTTTATGACCGGAATAATTTTCCAGTTGAAGAGCAATGCTTTCGCCCGAAACCTGTTTCCAATTTTGAATTAGACCATAAAGTTGTTGTACGGTTTTGTCAAACTGTGAATTGGAAATTAAAGCTAATGGATTTGTACTTGCGGTTATTTTATCATTCAAATCCTTTATTTTTTGAACAAAATAAGGGCTTGTTCCCAGTAAGGTTTCTTTGGATGAGATGGCAGGATCTAAAAAACTTATTTTTCGGTTAAAGTCTAGGAATTGAGTGTTTATGATTTCAAAATAGGACAGAAGGATTTTTTTTTGATCAGATGAAACAGTTGAAGCTTTGACTTTTGTTTTGATAACTTTATATTGTTCCTGCAGTTTTTGCACATCCCATAGATACAACTGAACAAGTATTGCTGTTGATTCCCATTGAAAGAAGTTGGACCAATTTCCATCTTCAATATTGGTGTCATTATAGAATTTTATATGAGTGGCAATTTTTTGGGCAAAGGCTATAAAATCTATTTCCTTTCTTTCATCAACAAGGAAATAATCAGGTTTGAGAGCTGTCAAAAATCGCTCTTCCTGGGTTGTTCCCATTCCTTGATGAATTGATATGTTTGATGAGCAATTGTCCATTTTTTTATTTTTAGTATGACTGTTAAATAACAGAAGACAGCATTTATTTTATATAGGTACCTTCTTCCAGATAGAAAGGATATACATAATTATGTCTTGAGTTGGTCGTTCTTATTGTGTAATCTATTTCTAATTTTATAAGTCCCTGTGAGGTTTCTTCAGAAGCAAAAGAGACATTGTTGAGGTCTATTCTGGGTTCATATTTTAGTATTGCTATTTTAACAATCCCTCGTATTTTGGTAAGGAGAGTTACAGTTATGTTTTCAAACAACATAGGGGAAAGATTGCACCCGAAATCTGATCTCAGGATTCGTTCCTCTAGTTTTGTCCCCAAAAGAATTTGCAGACTTTGGTTAATGTCTGTTGCGCCATCTACCGTTTCTACTGACCCGGAAATGGGATTGAATGTAGGTGGGAAACTCCAGCCTGTCCCTATAAATGTTTCGTTATCCATATTTTCTAACCTCCTATTAAAACTGTTGGACATCCTATTATTATTGTTCCTCCGTGGGCTGTTGAATCACCCATTCTTGCAGCCGCTTTTCCTCCAATGGTAACTGTTGAAGACCCTTTTGTAATGGAATCTGTTGGACCTGCACATACACAATTGTCTCCTACTACTGCGGCGGGCATTCCGCCTATGAGAACGGTAGTATTGCCTCCCGGTAAAATAGGTCCGCCTACATGGGGAACTGTTCCGGTTGATGCTGGACAAATGTGCATATCTGATACTCTTGCTGCTGCGGGCATATTAGTTTATTTTTATGATACCTCCTTTTAATTCCATATTTCCGGAAGCACTGACATTGCAGCCTATCCCGTCAATTTTTACATCTCCTGATGCTTTTACAATAAAATCTTTGCTGCTTTCTATCGTGATTCCATCTTGGTTCATTGTAATTTTATTTTTGTTTTCATCTTCGAGGACAAATCCTTTTTCATCATCACTTATGAGGAGCTTGTTCCCTTTTTTGGTACTTAGTTCTATTGATTTTTTTTCATCATCCAGGATTATTTTTGTACCTTCTTTGGTCACAAAACCTTTTGTATAATTTTCTTTTTTGACAGGGAAGGGCATTGCTTTTGCGCTGCTGTAAAGACTTCCCAAAATAATTGGTGTATCCGGATTATTGCCAAGACAGCCTAATATGACTTCATCATCTACACTCGGAATAAAATAACTTCCCATTTCTTTTGAGGCATTAAGAGTGGCTAGTCTGGCCCAAATCCCTTCTCCTTTTTCAGAAAGAGCAGGAATACGAACTTTTATCCTGAATTCGTTATTAGGGTCTTCGTCAATTTGCACTACAACTCCTATTTGCAATCCACTTACGGCATTAATTTGCCCGATTTGTGCTTGTGGGCTAGGTGATTGTTTGCTTGCGTTTTCTGCAAATGAAGGCTCTCCTTCAAATCCCAAAGTGTATTCTGTTTTCCAGCATCCGTTTTCTATAGTGTGTTCTAAAGCACTAATGATGATGGGTTTATTATCTATTTTTTCATTTACATTGCCGCATTTTATAAAATCCCCCGTATGAGCTTCCAAATTGCCAAAGGTTAGAATCTTACCATTGATAGTCTGCAGTTCGCTTTTTTTTAGAATAGCCAGAAGCATCCTATCTACAGTCGCGGGACCAATTCTGAGCTCATTAAGTTTTATTAATTTTTGATAAGGGTTTATTGCCTCTTGCTCTTTTTCGGTTTTGATATTTTTTTGAGTAGCGGCATCCCAATGTTCAATGATGGCTTTTTTTAATTTTTTGGTTTCATCTGATTTTCCGGTAAATGAAAAAACATTGATACCGTTTTCTGCATAATATTTTTCTGTTGGGGGTGTCTTTAACAGATCGACACCATTAAAAGCCCCATTGTTTATTGAAACAAAAACCCCGACAGAATCCAGATATCCTAAAACAAAATCCCAAGGCAATGTGGCCGGGTTATGTGTTATCTTTTCTTTTCCCCAATCTTTTCCGGATAATTCATCATTAAGTTTTAGTTTTTTGGTAAATAATTTTAGTTTGTCTTCAAATGTTTGGTTGTTGGTTTCGGGTTCTGTACTGGGTAAAGTCATTTCATAGGAAATGTCTTTGCACTCAATTTTCATATTGATAAAATTACCGTCCTGCACTTTTTCGGTAGCTTTTATAACTCCTTTAAAAAGTGTTTTTTTCTCCTTTTTAATGGTAACATTAAAAGTGATTTCATCATTTTCCTTTAAAGAATCACTTGGAAAAGTTTCCTTTTTATCGATATCCCTATTCGAAGCAATGAAAGTGAATTTAGCCGTTGGAATTTTATTAAGCTCAAAATGAACATGTGCTTCTTTGAGTAAAGTATCCAATCCATCGTTTTTTTCCTTTACCAGAATTTCCAGTTTCAGGACTTCATCTTCAGCTATATAAGGTTTTATAGGCATGCTTGATTATTTAATGGGTGGAAAAATTATTTTTTTACCAAAGCGAATGTTTCTAAAACTCAAAAGGGCGTTGGATTGGGCTACATCAATATAATAATTAGGATTTTCATATATGTTTTCAGAAGTAAGAGTAAGTTTGTCATTCATTTCAAATTCCCGCTCATGTGTAAGATCTGGAGAGCTTTTCTTTTGTTCGGCCTGCATGAGTTTATAGGAAACAGTTTCTTTGAAGGTGCATTTGGCTTTTGCTCTTATAGGTTTTCCATCTTTTCGAAACAAATAATACTCAACCTCCATATTTTTCAACCGGCATTGTAAACGGTAACTTCCCCATAAAAGCTGTAAATAAGCTGTATGATGTGTTTTTCCGTTGTATCCAAGCAATAGATTTTTGAAATTTTCCAGATCTTCTTCAACCGATTTTACTTCATCAAAAGGATTTACTACAACGGGTTTTAATGCATCAAAAACCTCACCTGCTTTGTCAAGAAAAGACAATTCCTTTTTCTTTCCATCAATTGTTTTGCCGGGAGGAATAACCCCGGAACTATCAAAAAGAAATTCAAATGTTACTTCTTCACCTTCAATTTTGTTAAATTTTAAATCGTTGCCTGTAGCTCCCATAGGCTGACCTTCACAAAAAACAACATTGTGTTTTGTGGTGTATTTCTCTGGATTGAGTTGTACAAAAATGGTTTTTTTAGGGTCTTTGCCAAAATCATTTGTTTCAAAAACCTCAATGGTCATTTTGTCTATAATACCTAAAGCAGCATTTATCATCGTTCAGATTTTTGTTTTATTTTTTCTAATACTTTTGACGTACATTCTCGAATAAGATCCGATTTTATAGATTCTAATTGTGTTTTATCCAAAATAGCCTGGGATTGAAAGGAAGGTTTTTCTTCTTCAATTTTTACAACTATGTGTAATTCTTTGATTTCTATCGGCATAATTTTTTTGTAAAATGAACGCAGTAATTTTCTTAAAAACCCGGTATCGGAATTTCTTTGAAGAAATTGTATTTCAAAGCAATGGATTCGATGACAATTTTGTTTTCTTCGGCATTAAAATCACCATAATCGATGGACAATGGGATCGCATGAGATACATACCAGGCTTTTACAGGATTTCCGTTTTCATTCAATAATGAAACCACTAGATTGGCCGGGCTGAAATTGAAATTTTCGATTGCATTCAGACACCACATCGAAACGCCCGACATATCTGAAGTAAGTCCTCTTTTGAGTACTAAATCCTGATATCCTGTTCGTATAGGCAGTTGATGGGTAAACCTGTTTTGGCCTCCTTCTTTCACAGACTCCATTTCCAGAGTTCCTTTTAAACCACCCACACTTTGAAATTTGGTATCGATACTAAACTGTGGCATCAGTTCAAAAATCACCGAGAAATGAAAGCCTACTATAGGGTTTGAGCTTGCCATATTGCCATTAAGCTACGTGTTCCATCGTGAATCCGTGGTTGGCAATTTCTACGGTATCTATCGCTGCCTCGTTTGCATCTGCTTTCATGTCTGAGCATTTTAAAGAAACGATAAAGCAGTCTTTCACTTTCCAAACG belongs to Flavobacterium aquiphilum and includes:
- a CDS encoding baseplate J/gp47 family protein encodes the protein MDNCSSNISIHQGMGTTQEERFLTALKPDYFLVDERKEIDFIAFAQKIATHIKFYNDTNIEDGNWSNFFQWESTAILVQLYLWDVQKLQEQYKVIKTKVKASTVSSDQKKILLSYFEIINTQFLDFNRKISFLDPAISSKETLLGTSPYFVQKIKDLNDKITASTNPLALISNSQFDKTVQQLYGLIQNWKQVSGESIALQLENYSGHKPHFTLYLSFLKLLGVAQNQLNEFTKRHLDFYYTDILQIQPANARPDYVHLVLETTPSKSALVPKGSVFPAGKNSLGKNKFYASTADQGINEGKLHSFLSHYKNSVTLWKQSDFIKSNAQNKSFNVFPDTASVVETGLLIASQLFFLSGGYRVIFIKINDETLDLSHYKFFITGEKKVIEITSAYYYGNYIYLEILASEKKIIAHDPKIHSDININTNYPVLKIVSLDGAKQIDITKLDIYVYVSGLKNFVLSTDTGLVDTSKSFKPFGDFPKKGNSFIIGCNEFFIKKNATLYLDINPYFINSFDSTQSIDLQTEKLIDGLWTNAEKFNYQIENTNPILEYQEKNTLPNTSSVSGYAKVILNDTDFAGEKFLETFIAKSKVTGETLPVAPTINDISLQYSVSDTYTNGTSNNPIEVYHILPFGYKKDELYDSKFPHDAPLGGELYLGFEKAVPGNGLSLLIQLAEGTANPRQESATVKWSYLNQNSWISIMPHEMGDETNGLTQSGLVQLTIPEFDTSQTTILDKSLFWIKIAVDKTDAICHFIGIHTQALKAVLTDFEQNNSFFIENTPKETISKFHEPIDFIKKVTQPYASFSGKKREDDLLLYQRSSERLRHKKRAITSWDYERLILDEFPEVHRVKCLNHYLYNSSAISNVSAGYITLIPIAKSNNDQNPVSWKPLLSLGIMKKIQQYIAKIASPHARISVKTPTLEKIEVKFKVKYHDIPGADTLLYASELKKIINTYLSPWAFENTEVVFANTIETSSIIQLIDNQNFVDYITDFEVNQIILNDTNDTVKTIYYKVKEITPMTDFTLFVPNETHFIEEINN
- a CDS encoding GPW/gp25 family protein, translated to MDNETFIGTGWSFPPTFNPISGSVETVDGATDINQSLQILLGTKLEERILRSDFGCNLSPMLFENITVTLLTKIRGIVKIAILKYEPRIDLNNVSFASEETSQGLIKLEIDYTIRTTNSRHNYVYPFYLEEGTYIK
- a CDS encoding PAAR domain-containing protein codes for the protein MPAAARVSDMHICPASTGTVPHVGGPILPGGNTTVLIGGMPAAVVGDNCVCAGPTDSITKGSSTVTIGGKAAARMGDSTAHGGTIIIGCPTVLIGG
- a CDS encoding phage baseplate assembly protein V; the protein is MPIKPYIAEDEVLKLEILVKEKNDGLDTLLKEAHVHFELNKIPTAKFTFIASNRDIDKKETFPSDSLKENDEITFNVTIKKEKKTLFKGVIKATEKVQDGNFINMKIECKDISYEMTLPSTEPETNNQTFEDKLKLFTKKLKLNDELSGKDWGKEKITHNPATLPWDFVLGYLDSVGVFVSINNGAFNGVDLLKTPPTEKYYAENGINVFSFTGKSDETKKLKKAIIEHWDAATQKNIKTEKEQEAINPYQKLIKLNELRIGPATVDRMLLAILKKSELQTINGKILTFGNLEAHTGDFIKCGNVNEKIDNKPIIISALEHTIENGCWKTEYTLGFEGEPSFAENASKQSPSPQAQIGQINAVSGLQIGVVVQIDEDPNNEFRIKVRIPALSEKGEGIWARLATLNASKEMGSYFIPSVDDEVILGCLGNNPDTPIILGSLYSSAKAMPFPVKKENYTKGFVTKEGTKIILDDEKKSIELSTKKGNKLLISDDEKGFVLEDENKNKITMNQDGITIESSKDFIVKASGDVKIDGIGCNVSASGNMELKGGIIKIN
- a CDS encoding DUF5908 family protein, which encodes MPIEIKELHIVVKIEEEKPSFQSQAILDKTQLESIKSDLIRECTSKVLEKIKQKSER
- a CDS encoding phage tail protein → MASSNPIVGFHFSVIFELMPQFSIDTKFQSVGGLKGTLEMESVKEGGQNRFTHQLPIRTGYQDLVLKRGLTSDMSGVSMWCLNAIENFNFSPANLVVSLLNENGNPVKAWYVSHAIPLSIDYGDFNAEENKIVIESIALKYNFFKEIPIPGF